The proteins below come from a single candidate division TA06 bacterium genomic window:
- a CDS encoding tetratricopeptide repeat protein, translated as MGCSEDEIIKAKRDLQEAEAKTGPEDPSLAPLLLKLAECLQKNGMLDQAEPYYQRHLDLVTAARGPESIEAAGAVNALAINLSIQHRYREAAPLYQRALEIRRLKLGHDHPEVAKLLNNLGGLMTRTGEYAEAEGYLKQALEIYQKQGLGESASAAKCLGNLMGVYKETGRLDLSEQTAERALDLGQKLFNEDHPVYSTMLNNLAAVYSMNQKAPRAVELLLKGIELKQKHHGPEHPDLIIYLNNLADAYAIQHMYSQAESTFRRALSIGERRLGASHPFTGISHLGLGVLFTQQGEAGKAGRELEQALEILRSAWGEWHPDVGTAYYKYGDLHLGENRLPQAEEAYQSAVKIFLQTVGEHHPWVRDIYKKLSRICFSQERGAEGELFLKKSLEKSS; from the coding sequence ATGGGTTGTTCCGAAGACGAGATAATCAAAGCCAAACGCGATCTGCAGGAGGCCGAAGCCAAAACCGGCCCCGAAGATCCGTCCCTGGCCCCGCTGCTGCTGAAGCTGGCCGAGTGCCTGCAGAAGAACGGCATGCTGGACCAGGCCGAGCCTTATTACCAAAGGCATCTGGACCTTGTGACCGCGGCACGCGGGCCTGAGAGCATCGAGGCGGCCGGGGCGGTGAACGCTTTGGCCATCAATCTCAGCATCCAGCACCGGTACCGGGAGGCGGCCCCGCTGTACCAGCGGGCCCTGGAGATCAGGCGGCTGAAACTGGGCCACGACCATCCCGAGGTGGCCAAACTGCTGAACAACCTGGGCGGGCTGATGACACGGACCGGGGAATATGCCGAGGCCGAGGGATATCTGAAGCAGGCACTGGAGATCTATCAGAAGCAGGGGCTGGGTGAAAGCGCCTCGGCCGCCAAGTGCCTGGGAAATCTGATGGGGGTTTACAAGGAGACCGGCCGGCTGGACCTGTCCGAGCAGACCGCAGAACGGGCTTTGGACCTGGGCCAAAAACTGTTCAATGAGGACCATCCGGTTTATTCTACCATGCTCAACAACCTGGCGGCGGTCTATTCTATGAACCAGAAAGCCCCCCGGGCGGTGGAACTGCTTTTAAAAGGGATAGAACTGAAACAAAAGCACCACGGGCCGGAGCATCCGGACCTGATCATCTACCTCAACAACCTGGCTGACGCCTATGCAATCCAGCATATGTACAGTCAGGCCGAAAGCACCTTCCGGAGAGCTCTGTCCATCGGAGAGCGCCGGCTGGGGGCCAGCCATCCATTTACCGGGATAAGCCACCTGGGGCTGGGGGTCCTGTTCACCCAGCAGGGAGAGGCCGGGAAGGCCGGCCGGGAACTGGAGCAGGCCCTGGAGATACTGAGGTCGGCCTGGGGTGAATGGCATCCGGATGTGGGGACCGCCTATTACAAGTACGGTGATCTGCATCTCGGCGAAAACCGGCTGCCACAGGCCGAGGAGGCGTACCAGTCGGCGGTCAAGATATTCCTGCAGACGGTGGGGGAACATCATCCCTGGGTCCGGGACATTTACAAAAAGCTTTCCCGAATATGCTTTTCCCAGGAGCGGGGGGCCGAGGGAGAGCTGTTCCTGAAAAAATCCCTGGAAAAGAGCAGTTAG
- a CDS encoding CopG family transcriptional regulator, protein MSTTITLRLDDKTYNIFRTLSQRDNRTLSNFIETAALRYIEDSSLIDEAEMAAIRSDKPLEASLKRGRSDAKAQKGRFA, encoded by the coding sequence ATGTCCACCACCATTACCCTGCGGCTGGACGACAAGACCTACAATATTTTCCGCACACTGTCCCAGCGCGACAACCGGACGCTGTCCAACTTCATAGAAACTGCTGCCCTGCGCTACATTGAGGACTCAAGTCTGATAGATGAGGCCGAGATGGCAGCTATCCGGTCGGACAAACCGCTGGAAGCCAGCCTAAAGCGCGGCCGGAGCGATGCCAAGGCCCAGAAGGGCCGCTTTGCCTGA